From a region of the Pyxidicoccus xibeiensis genome:
- a CDS encoding prenyltransferase translates to MHVESMGLAERWWYALKPASWPKVFVPAVLGQAVGAVHAGGPSARALAFGVLWMVADVAFIVLLNDWGDRTVDALKRQMFPRAGSPKTIPDGILPARALLVAGLGAGVVALLIAAVAGAVLERPLLLPIAALALFVFIAYTLPPLRLNYRGGGELLEMVGVGGVLPALHAYAQCGQWAPAWLVALAPGMLAMALSSALASGLSDEESDRAGGKRTWASLRGNAAARRGSEALLVLGSLLWFGAPWMAREAPPPAAVIPAASLVLFFGVRAWRRSPDAVTNAFGAQSAYKLELHRAIWWGTLTLSGMLLLVGRGPLGAQAS, encoded by the coding sequence ATGCATGTCGAGTCGATGGGCCTCGCGGAGCGCTGGTGGTACGCCCTCAAGCCCGCGAGCTGGCCGAAGGTGTTCGTCCCGGCCGTCCTCGGACAGGCCGTGGGTGCGGTGCATGCGGGAGGCCCCTCCGCGCGGGCGCTCGCCTTCGGTGTGCTGTGGATGGTGGCGGACGTGGCCTTCATCGTCCTGCTCAACGACTGGGGCGACAGGACGGTGGACGCCCTCAAGCGCCAGATGTTCCCCAGGGCCGGCTCCCCCAAGACGATTCCGGACGGCATCCTCCCCGCCAGGGCCCTGCTCGTCGCGGGGCTGGGCGCCGGGGTGGTGGCGCTGCTGATAGCCGCCGTCGCCGGGGCCGTGCTGGAGCGCCCGCTGCTGCTGCCCATCGCCGCGCTCGCCCTGTTCGTCTTCATCGCCTACACGCTGCCTCCGCTGCGGCTCAACTACCGGGGCGGCGGCGAGCTGCTGGAGATGGTGGGCGTCGGTGGCGTGCTCCCCGCGCTGCACGCGTATGCGCAGTGCGGCCAGTGGGCGCCGGCGTGGCTCGTGGCACTGGCGCCGGGAATGCTCGCGATGGCGCTGTCGAGCGCGCTGGCCAGCGGGCTGTCCGACGAGGAGAGCGACCGCGCCGGAGGCAAGCGCACCTGGGCGTCGCTGCGAGGCAACGCCGCGGCCCGCCGGGGCTCGGAGGCCCTGCTGGTGCTGGGCTCGCTGCTGTGGTTCGGGGCACCGTGGATGGCCCGCGAGGCGCCTCCGCCGGCCGCGGTGATTCCCGCCGCCTCGCTGGTGCTGTTCTTCGGGGTGCGCGCCTGGCGCCGCAGCCCGGACGCGGTGACGAATGCCTTCGGCGCGCAGTCCGCGTACAAGCTGGAGCTGCACCGCGCCATCTGGTGGGGGACGCTCACCCTGTCCGGCATGCTGCTGCTCGTCGGCCGGGGCCCGCTCGGAGCGCAGGCCTCATGA
- a CDS encoding transglutaminase-like domain-containing protein, whose amino-acid sequence MTRPLRLTSLAVVSLCALLAGAPSALAQAAAPPSKAAPAKAAVSDVVKAARPKGGEYFGLYLMDKKVGWLFTDLELLPGEPARAKATNQLVFKAMVGTRVSERVHREERVYEAKPGGQLLSFTVTQQGDGGDQTLVGTATPEGVRVVRKRPGRPDETLKTLPPAKERVEDADPARLALLRKAKVGGFTLDGLDLETYGIVTTVEPPEQRVVNGVKVKLGKASTLSEKEKVPVTAYVTQRGEMVLVDFGTTMQARKETEAVARRLDLVEVFGLTRIVLPRALPEAARAVPGRVTLVVQGLPEKFRVQTYRQQFKALPDGRVEVTLSAAAPKTRQPRPLVDPDGGENLKSTLVVESDAPAIVELSKKVIGEEKDAYAAAQKVNAWVFKNLEKDYGASADRATDVLNQKRGDCTEHSLLAVAMLRSAGIPARRVDGVLYMMNADGVPALYWHEWVEAFVGEWTQLDPTFNQPVADATHFAFGEEGNAEITPLIGALKVTDVK is encoded by the coding sequence ATGACCCGTCCGCTCCGACTGACGTCCCTGGCCGTCGTGTCCCTGTGCGCCCTGCTGGCGGGCGCTCCGTCCGCCCTGGCGCAAGCCGCGGCTCCCCCGTCCAAGGCCGCCCCGGCGAAGGCCGCGGTGTCGGACGTGGTGAAGGCCGCCCGCCCCAAGGGGGGCGAGTACTTTGGCCTCTACCTGATGGACAAGAAGGTGGGCTGGCTCTTCACGGACCTGGAGCTGCTGCCGGGCGAGCCCGCGCGCGCGAAGGCCACCAACCAGCTCGTCTTCAAGGCCATGGTGGGCACGCGGGTGTCCGAGCGCGTGCACCGCGAGGAGCGCGTCTACGAGGCAAAGCCCGGCGGGCAGCTCCTCTCCTTCACGGTGACGCAGCAGGGGGACGGCGGCGACCAGACGCTGGTGGGCACGGCCACGCCCGAGGGCGTGCGCGTGGTGCGCAAGCGTCCGGGCCGTCCGGACGAGACGCTGAAGACGCTGCCCCCCGCGAAGGAGCGGGTGGAGGACGCGGACCCGGCGCGCCTGGCCCTGCTGCGCAAGGCGAAGGTGGGGGGCTTCACGCTGGACGGGCTGGACCTGGAGACGTACGGCATCGTCACCACGGTGGAGCCGCCGGAGCAGCGGGTGGTGAACGGGGTGAAGGTGAAGCTGGGCAAGGCCAGCACCCTGTCGGAGAAGGAGAAGGTGCCGGTGACGGCCTACGTCACCCAGCGCGGGGAGATGGTGCTGGTGGACTTCGGCACGACGATGCAGGCGCGCAAGGAGACGGAGGCCGTCGCCAGGCGGCTGGACCTGGTGGAGGTGTTCGGCCTCACCCGCATCGTCCTGCCCAGGGCGCTGCCCGAGGCCGCGCGCGCGGTGCCCGGCCGCGTCACCCTCGTCGTCCAGGGGCTGCCGGAGAAGTTCCGCGTGCAGACGTACCGGCAGCAGTTCAAGGCGCTGCCGGACGGACGGGTGGAGGTGACGCTGTCGGCCGCGGCGCCGAAGACGCGCCAGCCCCGGCCGCTGGTGGACCCGGACGGTGGGGAGAACCTCAAGTCCACCCTCGTCGTGGAGAGCGACGCCCCGGCCATCGTCGAGCTGTCGAAGAAGGTCATCGGCGAGGAGAAGGACGCGTACGCGGCGGCCCAGAAGGTCAACGCGTGGGTGTTCAAGAACCTGGAGAAGGACTACGGGGCCAGCGCGGACCGGGCCACGGACGTGCTGAACCAGAAGCGCGGGGACTGCACGGAGCACTCGCTGCTGGCGGTGGCGATGCTGCGCTCGGCGGGGATTCCGGCGCGGCGCGTGGACGGCGTCCTCTACATGATGAACGCGGACGGCGTGCCCGCCCTGTACTGGCACGAGTGGGTGGAGGCCTTCGTGGGTGAGTGGACCCAGCTGGACCCCACCTTCAACCAGCCGGTGGCGGATGCGACCCACTTCGCCTTCGGTGAAGAGGGCAACGCGGAGATTACGCCCCTCATCGGCGCGCTGAAGGTGACGGACGTGAAGTGA
- a CDS encoding ferrochelatase: MNPLPDALCARLEALEPLLGARASLSPERERAPTPRELAERVAAGQEDVVRLRAFTEGLCDIVQALVENFPHNIFWDLDYPARCLWDAGGPREMEAFARRVMTLCHGFGVKSELRFRYAHDFLFGYDWARWVMREPEQRAAIRPFDAAFLEYLEGRRESLLALIANNDAKYSQLQGVEYRNPFGFAREPDEETRLHRALAREGHIPVKAWRLEGEPRWDLPFADLRTEAARRLGLSREGRP, encoded by the coding sequence ATGAACCCGTTGCCTGATGCCCTGTGCGCCCGGCTGGAGGCGCTGGAGCCGCTGCTTGGCGCGCGCGCCTCGCTCTCTCCAGAACGGGAGCGTGCCCCCACTCCGCGCGAGCTGGCGGAGCGCGTGGCGGCGGGACAGGAAGACGTCGTGCGCCTGCGGGCCTTCACCGAGGGGCTCTGCGACATCGTCCAGGCGCTGGTGGAGAACTTCCCGCACAACATCTTCTGGGACCTCGACTACCCGGCCCGCTGTCTGTGGGACGCCGGAGGGCCGCGGGAGATGGAGGCCTTCGCCCGCAGGGTGATGACGCTGTGCCACGGCTTCGGCGTCAAGTCCGAGCTGCGCTTCCGCTACGCGCACGACTTCCTCTTCGGCTACGACTGGGCCCGCTGGGTGATGCGTGAGCCCGAGCAGCGCGCGGCCATCCGCCCCTTCGATGCGGCCTTCCTCGAGTACCTGGAGGGCCGGCGGGAGTCGCTGCTCGCGCTCATCGCCAATAACGACGCGAAGTACTCGCAGCTCCAGGGCGTGGAGTACCGCAACCCCTTCGGCTTCGCGCGGGAGCCGGACGAGGAGACGCGGCTGCACCGGGCGCTCGCGCGGGAGGGCCACATCCCCGTGAAGGCGTGGCGGCTGGAAGGCGAGCCCCGGTGGGATTTGCCCTTCGCCGACCTGCGCACGGAGGCGGCCCGCCGCCTGGGCCTGTCGCGCGAGGGGCGTCCATGA
- a CDS encoding polysaccharide deacetylase family protein has translation MGTIALAPGQVVVSLNFDDCLASQFQAAAMLEARGMRGTFFINSGKLGQSGRLTLEQVRALQDAGHEIGGHTLSHPRLTELSPDDQRREICNDRVALLNAGFRVTSFAYPFGDKDSVTRQIVIDCNYNSARESGGLRSPSGSSGNPYAEPVPPADAFAIRTHGSVQDTTSLSTLQAYVTQAENNGGGWVPIVFHHICGPCNPAQTYSTSPATLAAFLDWLALRATRGTTVALMDTVIGGTLRPPVSGPPVVSPTQLFKNPSLETDSNGDGTPDCWQRGGFGTNTFTWSRTSDAHSGSWAQQLRITSISSGDRKLLSTQDSGTCAPAAVTGHRYRISAWYKSTTSVRFKAYYRNSSGVWDYWTQGPLLPATSSYTRAEWTTPSAPSAARFLSLGMSLDRVGTMTVDDFTLSDLDATMARSDTYEYPGLEAEAEATAHP, from the coding sequence ATGGGAACCATCGCTCTCGCGCCAGGGCAGGTCGTCGTCTCGCTGAACTTCGACGACTGTCTGGCCAGTCAGTTCCAGGCCGCCGCCATGCTGGAGGCCAGGGGCATGCGCGGCACCTTCTTCATCAACAGCGGCAAGCTGGGACAGTCCGGCCGCCTCACGCTCGAGCAGGTGCGCGCCCTCCAGGACGCCGGCCACGAGATTGGCGGCCACACCCTCTCCCATCCACGCCTGACCGAGCTGTCCCCGGACGACCAGCGACGCGAAATCTGCAACGACCGCGTGGCCCTGCTCAACGCGGGCTTCCGCGTGACTTCGTTCGCCTACCCGTTCGGCGACAAGGACTCCGTCACCCGGCAGATTGTCATCGACTGCAACTACAACTCCGCCCGGGAGAGCGGCGGCCTGCGCAGCCCCTCCGGCAGCAGCGGCAATCCCTACGCCGAGCCCGTCCCTCCCGCGGATGCCTTCGCGATTCGCACCCACGGCTCCGTCCAGGACACCACCAGCCTGTCCACCCTCCAGGCCTACGTCACCCAGGCCGAGAACAACGGCGGCGGCTGGGTGCCCATCGTCTTCCACCACATCTGTGGCCCCTGCAACCCGGCCCAGACCTACTCCACCTCGCCCGCCACGCTCGCCGCGTTCCTCGACTGGCTGGCCCTCCGCGCCACGCGAGGCACCACCGTCGCCCTCATGGACACCGTCATCGGCGGGACGCTGAGGCCGCCTGTCAGCGGACCTCCCGTCGTGAGCCCCACGCAGCTGTTCAAGAACCCCTCGCTGGAGACGGACAGCAACGGCGACGGCACACCGGACTGCTGGCAGCGCGGTGGCTTCGGCACCAACACCTTCACGTGGAGCCGCACGTCCGATGCCCACAGCGGGAGCTGGGCGCAGCAGCTGCGCATCACCAGCATCTCCAGCGGCGACCGCAAGCTCCTCTCCACGCAGGACAGCGGCACGTGCGCCCCGGCCGCCGTCACCGGCCACCGCTACCGCATCTCCGCCTGGTACAAGTCCACCACGTCGGTCCGCTTCAAGGCGTACTACCGCAACAGCTCGGGCGTCTGGGACTACTGGACCCAGGGCCCCCTGCTGCCGGCGACCAGCAGCTACACCCGCGCCGAGTGGACCACGCCGTCGGCCCCCAGCGCGGCCCGCTTCCTCAGCCTCGGCATGTCGCTGGACCGCGTCGGCACGATGACCGTGGATGACTTCACGCTCTCCGACCTCGACGCGACCATGGCCCGCTCGGACACCTACGAGTACCCCGGGCTCGAAGCCGAGGCCGAAGCGACGGCGCACCCCTGA
- a CDS encoding GNAT family N-acetyltransferase: MDIRPIVAKDREPLAALIRKIETFSPQEVEVAIELADIALTPGNTDYSIVVADRGGQLVGYVCYGPTPMTEDTYDLYWIASAPEVRGQGVGAALVSAMEGDLRRRNGRLIRVETSATEAYGPTRGFYASMKYGEEARIRDFYKVGDDLIILTKRL; this comes from the coding sequence ATGGACATCCGGCCCATCGTCGCAAAGGACAGGGAGCCCCTCGCCGCGCTGATTCGAAAGATCGAAACCTTCTCGCCGCAGGAGGTTGAGGTCGCCATCGAGCTGGCGGACATCGCGCTCACACCGGGCAACACGGACTACTCCATCGTGGTCGCCGACCGCGGCGGGCAGCTGGTGGGCTACGTCTGTTACGGCCCCACGCCCATGACGGAGGACACATACGACTTGTACTGGATTGCCTCCGCTCCCGAGGTCCGGGGACAGGGCGTGGGCGCCGCGCTGGTGTCCGCCATGGAGGGGGACTTGCGCCGCCGCAACGGCCGCCTCATCCGCGTGGAGACGAGCGCCACGGAGGCCTACGGCCCCACGCGCGGCTTCTACGCGTCCATGAAGTACGGTGAGGAGGCGCGCATCCGCGACTTCTACAAAGTCGGGGACGACCTCATCATCCTCACCAAGCGGCTGTAG
- a CDS encoding C40 family peptidase — translation MGSKGPVVADLQRRLAAAGFNPGKADGDFGPKTKAAVLAFQRAKGLTADGIVGPKTWGALRAGGAKPPPSNPGPTGRGTAETFVQKALSQAGDRYIFGAEVNLNDKNPKAFDCSELVQWAAHQAGVSIPDGTMNQLPHVKNKGTTISVAEALRTRGALLFRPGHVAISLGDGRTIEAKGSAYGVGIFSAHNRGWTTGALVPGLKY, via the coding sequence ATGGGCTCGAAGGGCCCGGTGGTGGCGGACCTGCAGCGCCGGCTGGCCGCCGCGGGCTTCAACCCCGGCAAAGCCGATGGGGACTTCGGTCCGAAGACGAAGGCCGCGGTGCTGGCCTTCCAGCGCGCCAAGGGACTGACGGCGGACGGCATCGTCGGGCCGAAGACGTGGGGCGCCCTGCGCGCGGGCGGTGCGAAGCCGCCCCCCTCCAACCCGGGCCCCACCGGTCGCGGCACCGCGGAGACCTTCGTGCAGAAGGCGCTGTCCCAGGCAGGGGACCGCTACATCTTCGGCGCCGAGGTCAACCTCAACGACAAGAACCCGAAGGCCTTCGACTGCTCGGAGCTGGTCCAGTGGGCGGCCCACCAGGCCGGCGTCAGCATCCCCGACGGGACGATGAACCAGCTCCCGCACGTGAAGAACAAGGGCACCACCATCTCCGTGGCCGAGGCGCTGCGCACGCGCGGCGCGCTGCTCTTCCGTCCCGGCCACGTGGCCATCAGCCTCGGCGACGGGCGCACCATCGAGGCCAAGGGCAGCGCCTACGGCGTGGGCATCTTCAGCGCCCACAACCGCGGGTGGACCACCGGCGCGCTCGTGCCGGGCCTGAAGTACTGA
- a CDS encoding D-alanine--D-alanine ligase family protein: MHIILLHNRDHDLLEDDPGREAREDVVRVASALAEVLSTGDTLAEPLAIEGDRLDFVDTLRRRQPDLVVNLCESLAADSRGEMAVPCLLDALGLAYTGSSALSLGLALHKPKAKEVLSARGVPTPGFRVVQRLEDALAVDLPWPLIVKPAREDASVGVTDSSVVYERAALVRACDAVLREFHQPALVEQFIPGREIYVPLLGNQPRQPLPLMEMHFGPTFEDRPNIVSYTAKWEEDSPEYRDTTSGPCQLDAALEARCVQVAIEAFAALDCQDYGRVDLRVSPEGVPYVIDINPNCDLHPGAGYAKAAKAAGMDYPALAARLVEVALERAHGHPAHRRKGQGAPRRADSKDRNLLAAGG; the protein is encoded by the coding sequence ATGCACATCATCCTGCTGCACAACCGCGACCACGACCTCCTCGAGGACGACCCCGGACGGGAGGCCCGCGAGGATGTGGTGCGTGTCGCCTCGGCCCTGGCCGAGGTCCTCTCCACCGGCGACACCCTGGCCGAGCCGCTCGCCATCGAGGGCGACCGGCTGGACTTCGTGGACACGCTGCGCCGGCGCCAGCCGGACCTCGTCGTCAACCTCTGCGAGTCCCTGGCGGCCGACAGCCGCGGCGAGATGGCGGTCCCCTGCCTGCTGGACGCGCTGGGGCTGGCCTACACCGGCTCGTCCGCCCTCTCCCTCGGACTGGCGCTGCACAAGCCCAAGGCCAAGGAAGTGCTGAGCGCCCGCGGCGTGCCCACCCCGGGCTTCCGGGTGGTGCAGCGCCTGGAGGACGCGCTGGCCGTGGACCTGCCCTGGCCCCTCATCGTCAAGCCCGCGCGCGAGGACGCCAGCGTGGGCGTGACGGACAGCTCGGTGGTGTACGAGCGCGCCGCGCTGGTCCGCGCGTGTGACGCGGTGCTCCGCGAGTTCCACCAGCCGGCGCTGGTGGAGCAGTTCATCCCGGGACGGGAAATCTACGTCCCGCTGCTGGGCAACCAGCCGCGCCAGCCGCTGCCGCTGATGGAGATGCACTTCGGTCCTACCTTCGAGGACCGGCCCAACATCGTCTCCTACACCGCGAAGTGGGAAGAGGATTCGCCGGAGTATCGCGACACGACGAGCGGCCCGTGCCAGCTGGACGCGGCGCTGGAAGCCCGCTGTGTGCAGGTGGCAATAGAAGCTTTTGCAGCACTGGACTGTCAGGACTATGGACGGGTCGACCTCCGGGTGTCTCCGGAGGGCGTGCCCTACGTCATCGACATCAACCCCAACTGCGACCTCCACCCGGGCGCGGGGTACGCCAAGGCCGCCAAGGCCGCTGGCATGGACTACCCGGCCCTGGCCGCCCGGCTGGTGGAGGTCGCTCTCGAGAGAGCACATGGACATCCGGCCCATCGTCGCAAAGGACAGGGAGCCCCTCGCCGCGCTGATTCGAAAGATCGAAACCTTCTCGCCGCAGGAGGTTGA
- a CDS encoding HD domain-containing protein, with product MRIRDPIHGTIPVSDPEKAVIDSRHYQRLRYVRQLGFGDLAFPGATHTRHIHSLGAMHVASRVFGAVAARSTLPDEVRERFCAAVRLAVLCHDLGHMPLSHASERIAPKRSLLRLPSWLDATAEGELATHEDYTAKILLDSSLTPIIERHFGSLGITPMAAVALITGARPPKDPGFTHQGVDWAPLLRAIVSGELDADRMDYLLRDSFYTGVNYGRYDMDWIIGNLNPAVKDGRAYLALSRAAAFAFEDFLLSRYHMFVSVYLHHTSVNFDYMLRRYYEESPGEFEIPADPEDFLLCDDAALWYALRRSSNRWAERISRRQGFKLLAQFTERDTGYDLDVLRSALVSHNFEHYVVESQNVLSKYTSGPGGGGPSLFIIDASTGRLTEVARYTPLYQRYSGAVRLVRLYVRPDQADRAHELMGRLLGQTVQP from the coding sequence ATGCGCATCCGCGATCCCATCCACGGCACCATCCCGGTCAGTGACCCGGAGAAGGCCGTCATCGACAGCCGCCACTACCAGCGGCTGCGCTACGTGCGGCAGCTGGGCTTCGGGGACCTCGCCTTCCCTGGGGCCACGCACACCCGCCACATCCATTCCCTGGGCGCCATGCACGTCGCCTCGCGCGTCTTCGGGGCGGTGGCCGCGCGCTCCACGCTGCCGGACGAGGTGCGCGAGCGCTTCTGTGCCGCGGTGCGGCTGGCGGTGCTCTGCCATGACCTGGGGCACATGCCGCTGTCCCACGCCTCGGAGCGCATTGCGCCGAAGCGCTCGCTCTTGCGTCTGCCCTCCTGGCTGGACGCCACGGCGGAAGGGGAGCTGGCCACCCACGAGGACTACACCGCCAAGATTCTCCTCGACAGCTCGCTGACGCCCATCATCGAGCGGCACTTCGGCTCGCTGGGCATCACCCCCATGGCGGCGGTGGCGCTGATAACGGGCGCCCGGCCGCCGAAGGACCCGGGCTTCACGCACCAGGGCGTGGACTGGGCGCCGCTCCTGCGCGCCATCGTCTCCGGGGAGCTGGACGCGGACCGCATGGACTACCTGCTGCGGGACTCCTTCTACACGGGAGTCAACTACGGCCGGTACGACATGGACTGGATCATCGGCAACCTGAACCCGGCGGTGAAGGACGGGCGGGCCTACCTGGCGCTGAGCCGCGCGGCGGCGTTCGCCTTCGAGGACTTCCTGCTCAGCCGCTACCACATGTTCGTGTCGGTGTACCTGCACCACACCTCGGTGAACTTCGACTACATGCTGCGGCGCTACTACGAGGAGTCGCCCGGCGAGTTCGAGATACCGGCGGACCCGGAGGACTTCCTCCTCTGTGACGACGCGGCGCTCTGGTACGCGCTGCGCCGCTCGAGCAACCGGTGGGCGGAGCGCATCAGCCGGCGGCAGGGCTTCAAGCTGCTGGCGCAGTTCACCGAGCGCGACACGGGGTACGACCTGGACGTGCTGCGCAGCGCGCTGGTGTCCCACAACTTCGAGCACTACGTCGTCGAGTCGCAGAACGTGCTCAGCAAGTACACCTCCGGCCCGGGGGGCGGGGGGCCGAGCCTGTTCATCATCGACGCTTCCACCGGGCGGCTGACGGAGGTGGCTCGCTACACGCCCCTGTACCAGCGCTACAGTGGCGCGGTGCGCCTGGTGCGGCTGTACGTGCGGCCGGACCAGGCGGACAGGGCACATGAGCTGATGGGCCGGCTGCTCGGCCAGACGGTGCAACCATGA
- a CDS encoding thioredoxin domain-containing protein, whose amino-acid sequence MAAPSSQSGSPNRLAREPSPYLRQHAHNPVDWFPWGEEALARAKAEDKPILLSVGYSACHWCHVMAHESFESPDIARQMNEGFINIKVDREERPDLDQLYQGVVQLMGQGGGWPLTVFLTPDLKPFYGGTYFPPEDRFGRPGFPRLLASLREAWAHKREEVGKQARLFEEGLGELAAYGLDAAPGTLSAGDVVELGRRMAQEVDPVHGGFGGAPKFPNPMNVALLLRAWRRGGGAPLKDAVFLTLERMALGGVYDQLGGGFHRYSVDARWLVPHFEKMLYDNAQLLHLYAEAQQVEPRPLWRKVVEETVEYLHREMTDAGGAFYAAQDADSEGEEGKFFVWRPEELQAVLPPAWKDLVQRHFRITPEGNFEGGATVLEVAVPVEDLARERGVPVAELERELAAARTALFEAREQRVKPGRDDKILAGWNGLTIRGLALAARVFERPDWARRAADAADFVLAKLWDGTRLARSYQEGQARIDGFLEDYGDLASGLTALYQATFDVKYLEAADALARRAVELFWDARKGAYLTAPRGQKDLVVATYGLFDNAFPSGASTLTEAQVALAALTGDKRHLELPEKYVARMREGLVGNPMAYGYLGLAADALLDGAAGVTFAGTREAVAPLLASANRVYAPTFAFGWKEPGAPVPPLLAEILEGREPVGDRGAAYLCRGFVCERPLTEAEALAGRLVAAPTGA is encoded by the coding sequence ATGGCCGCCCCCTCTTCGCAGTCAGGCTCCCCCAACCGGTTGGCCCGTGAGCCGTCTCCGTACCTGCGCCAGCACGCCCACAACCCGGTGGACTGGTTCCCCTGGGGCGAGGAGGCGCTCGCCCGCGCGAAGGCCGAGGACAAGCCCATCCTGCTGTCGGTGGGCTACTCGGCCTGCCACTGGTGCCACGTCATGGCGCACGAGTCGTTCGAGTCTCCGGACATCGCCCGGCAGATGAACGAGGGGTTCATCAACATCAAGGTGGACCGCGAGGAGCGGCCGGACCTGGACCAGCTCTACCAGGGCGTGGTGCAGCTGATGGGGCAGGGCGGCGGCTGGCCGCTGACGGTGTTCCTCACGCCGGACCTGAAGCCCTTCTACGGAGGCACCTACTTCCCGCCCGAGGACCGCTTCGGACGCCCCGGCTTCCCCCGGCTGCTGGCGTCGCTGCGCGAGGCGTGGGCGCACAAGCGGGAAGAGGTGGGCAAGCAGGCCCGGCTCTTCGAGGAGGGCCTGGGCGAGCTGGCCGCCTACGGCCTGGACGCCGCACCCGGCACGCTGTCCGCCGGGGACGTGGTGGAGCTGGGCCGGCGCATGGCGCAAGAGGTGGACCCGGTGCACGGCGGGTTCGGCGGCGCGCCCAAGTTCCCCAACCCGATGAACGTGGCGCTGCTGCTGCGCGCCTGGCGCCGCGGCGGTGGCGCGCCGCTGAAGGACGCGGTGTTCCTCACGCTGGAGCGCATGGCGCTGGGCGGCGTCTACGATCAGCTCGGCGGAGGCTTCCACCGGTACTCGGTGGACGCGCGGTGGCTGGTGCCGCACTTCGAGAAGATGCTCTACGACAACGCGCAGCTGCTGCACCTGTACGCGGAGGCGCAGCAGGTGGAGCCCCGGCCGCTGTGGCGCAAGGTGGTGGAGGAGACGGTGGAGTACCTGCACCGGGAGATGACGGACGCAGGCGGCGCCTTCTACGCGGCGCAGGACGCGGACAGCGAGGGCGAGGAGGGGAAGTTCTTCGTCTGGCGCCCGGAGGAGCTCCAGGCGGTCCTGCCCCCGGCCTGGAAGGACCTGGTGCAGCGCCACTTCCGAATCACGCCGGAGGGCAACTTCGAGGGAGGCGCCACGGTGCTGGAGGTGGCGGTGCCGGTGGAGGACCTGGCGCGCGAGCGTGGGGTTCCGGTGGCGGAGCTGGAGCGGGAGCTGGCCGCGGCGCGCACGGCGCTCTTCGAGGCGCGCGAGCAGCGGGTGAAGCCGGGGCGCGACGACAAGATTCTCGCGGGGTGGAACGGGCTGACGATTCGCGGGCTGGCGCTCGCCGCGCGCGTCTTCGAGCGGCCGGACTGGGCCCGGCGGGCCGCGGACGCGGCGGACTTCGTGCTCGCGAAGCTGTGGGACGGGACGCGGCTGGCGCGCTCGTACCAGGAGGGACAGGCGCGCATCGACGGCTTCCTGGAGGACTACGGCGACCTGGCCTCGGGGCTGACGGCGCTCTACCAGGCCACCTTCGACGTGAAGTACCTGGAGGCAGCGGACGCGCTGGCGCGGCGCGCGGTGGAGCTGTTCTGGGATGCGCGGAAGGGGGCGTACCTCACGGCGCCCCGGGGGCAGAAGGACCTGGTGGTGGCGACGTATGGGCTCTTCGACAATGCGTTTCCCTCGGGAGCCTCCACGCTGACGGAGGCCCAGGTGGCGCTGGCGGCGCTCACGGGTGACAAGCGGCACCTGGAGCTGCCGGAGAAGTACGTGGCGCGGATGCGTGAGGGGCTGGTGGGCAACCCCATGGCCTACGGGTACCTGGGGCTGGCGGCGGACGCGCTGCTCGACGGCGCGGCGGGCGTCACCTTCGCCGGGACGCGCGAGGCGGTGGCGCCGCTGCTGGCCTCCGCGAACCGCGTGTATGCGCCCACGTTTGCCTTCGGCTGGAAGGAGCCCGGGGCGCCGGTGCCGCCACTGCTGGCGGAAATCCTCGAGGGCCGTGAGCCCGTGGGAGACAGGGGCGCGGCCTACCTGTGCCGGGGCTTCGTCTGCGAGCGGCCGCTCACGGAGGCAGAGGCGCTGGCGGGGCGGCTGGTGGCGGCTCCCACCGGGGCCTGA